In Lineus longissimus chromosome 5, tnLinLong1.2, whole genome shotgun sequence, the genomic stretch ATTGCTCTAAACTTCTAATGGTGCCAATTCAGGTTTCATCCGCACTTTAAATTTGACAGGTAGGCCGAAGACCTCAGTGTGATAAGTGTAGGCATGAATTGTTTTGTATATTTTCGGTGGACAATTCCTTGATTTGATGAATCATGTAACGTGTTTGTCATGGATACCTGAGGGTTGGTTGGATCCTTTGGATCCCTACCATAAGATTTGTGCTCACATTTGGATTCCATTCCAGATGCAGTCTGGACTACCAAACGAAGCAAACGTTGATCCCAGGGATTATCCTGGTCGTCCTGGCCGCGATCGAGCTTGGATGCTACATTTACGTTGGCGTCGTGACACTGGAATTCCATAGCATTATTGTCAATGCCTTCGTGTTTTACCTTATCACTGGCATCTTCGCGATCGTGGTGGCCGTGAAAAATATGTATGGGGTCAGCATCGCCGCACTGGTCTGGACCATCCTTTCTCTAATACTGACTGTTGTTTACGTAAGTATATCTTTTTTGAAGGTCGATGGACAGCCGTAGGCCTATCCACATCCACTATTGTACATGAATATCGGCGTTtgtgagattttgaaaaactcaggatttcaaaaaaatttcaggtATATAATTAAAATTTTGAGATGTCCTGcatggatagaatgtccggggaacaaactTTTGATTAATCCGTCGGAATCGTGACAATCGGGCCGGATCTTTTTTCTCCAGGGAATGACGCTGAAAATGGCACTCCTTATAATTCCTTGTTCTGTACGTCAACTGTATTTCTATAATTTCAGGTCATCCTCACAGCTTTGGATATCCTCGTTGCCATATACATTGTAAGTGTTTTGTGATAAAGCATACACAATGACGTCGAAATCATGCAATATGCAATGCGTTTTCTAGCAAACGCTTGATCATATAGTGATCTTGACCAGCAATGTTTTGAGGTCGCTTAATCACTCACCCAATGTGGATCTCTTGTggatctcgatagtggtgacgaaAACGCAGAGAGTCAGGATGCCGTGGGTCATAGTCAGAGGCTGCTACACAGCCATCATTGGGAcggaaaaatcatgattttcttTCAGGATGGTGTGATTATTCTGTGCTATAGCACAGCGTCCCAATGACGGCGGAAATCAGTCTTCATTAAAACGTTACATATATTCCCAATTAAAAGCCTGGCGTTGTAACGTCACCAGATGAAGTTTTCAAACTTTGAtgtatgttttcttttctgatTTCCAGAACTTTCGACCAACAATAGAATACGATGCTGTCCAGTTCGTCTTCATCTTGATCGCTTTTGGCTGTATCATTGCGGTTATGGTTTTCACCAGCCAAGCCTTGTGCTGCAGAAAGGCAACCCCGGTCGCTCCAAGTGGCGGCTTTGTTATTGATCCACCGCCGAAGTATTGAAGAACTGGCCTCTTCGCCATCGGGGTGGTTGGTTGGGGTGGTTATTTCAACACCGACAGATACGAGTAGGCCTATCAACTTCAAGATTATAATATGAGATTTATGTATAAGCTGAAGCAAAAACTGTCCGAATGAATTACCTGATATGGCAGAGCTTTTCTGAAGGAAATCACCATTATTCCGTTTTCTCAatcaaaagtgccaaattctGTGTACCCGGCGTGCTCATTAGAAATGAGCCAATCGGGAGGCCATATCATATGTAGGTTACTGTATTTGCTTTTGGAAACACTGTTATATAATGCATATAGATGTGATAGACAATATTAAATTTTGTTCACTATTATgattaaaatatatttttgtttccTTTCGATTCATTGGTGTCTCCTCATCGAAGAAGATGAGACTTGGTCCACGCAGGCAAGAAGCCCCTTCGGAAGCTCCCCTCTATAACTAAGTCTACAGTTTATTATTTCCAAGAAATGAATGAAACGCTCGACCATTTATGTTAGTGCGTCGATAAAAAGTGTTTCGTCGGTTCACTGCCTCCCTCCACGAGAGGAGATTTGTGCCGGTCTCGCCAAGACTCAGCTCAAAACGAGGCTAATACTTTTGTAATCCATCATGAAAACGGAACATTGTAACCAATGTGTTTTAGAATGTTCATCTGGTGCACCTGAGAGATTTCCCGCCTTCTCGGCCCCTTAGTAAACGTCCTCAGTGCCCCCAGCGTCACGGCGCCAGAAAGTCACGTGGGCACGCAACGCCTCGTTTCAGTTCGTGCAGTTACCCCGCCGATTTCATGACAGGAGGACTCGATACCTGTCCTGGCAGTATTTGGTAAGGTTTAGATTTCGTGCCGAGTTTTTAGTTCGGTGGCCGGTTTTGGGGACCTAGGCTAGGCCTAACAACAGCAATTCAGAAATTATAAACACTGACGGTGTCGGGGtgatgacactgacagtgacactgacactgGTGATAGGCTAGGCCCTATTTTCGATTCGATGTGatgataggcctaggcctagtcgCCAGAGATCTGGTCCAGCAAAAAAACAGGCAATTCTTCATCAACATAATCAAACCAATTCCCCTCCAGCCCTATCTATTGGACCATACTACTCAGTACTGCATGACTGAGTTGGCCTGCTGAGCtagctaatacatgtaatacaagtGCAGTCATGCCACTGATGCACATCATGATAATCATCttttttttgacaatttgtTAATTTTGACTTGGGTGATTCCACAGTCCCATCTTTGTGATCAAATGTTTGGTTCCAACATGTGATCCATAGATCTGGCTTTGGTTGTCACCTATAAAACCATCTAATATTCTCAAACTAAAGAAGCTGTCTCGGAGAAATCAACCAGACAGTCTAGGCTTTCCATGCAAGGGACATTACCAACCAGTGGACCTATTTAAAGGACAAAACCCATGCCTGTTTTATGAATGAAAGGAAGAGAAGTGCTGAGCATTTTCATCTTTGAACGTGTCACCTCACTAATGTACTGATGACTTCAGGGAGTTCCGAAATTATTGCATCTTGCATTTGATTTATATTCATGACTTGTCACAGAATGACAGATGGATTCCACTCCAGAATGGCAGGATTAGTGGTGATTCCACAGCCAAATCTTTTGTGGTCAAGTGTTTCTTGTCCGTCACGTGATCCAATAGATATGGCAGTGATATCCCTTAAATCGTAACATGAACAGTCTGTCCCAACATAACTTTAAAAACCAAGGCAACATTCACAGCACTTTCTCAGTTCTGCACCAAAGGCAGGCAGTAAAACAGCCTCGTGTGGACCAGCTTTACTGTATAGTTTGAAGTTTCCCATCACACTGCAGATGTAGTGTCGTGACTCCAAAGCTGAATCTTTTGTGAGCAAATGTTGTTCAAAAACATGTGATCCATTAGATATGGCTTTGAAATCACTTCATGACACGATCCTTTTGTCAGGCAAGGGATAGCTGAAATGAAAAGTCAGAAATGAGGGCCAGCCTACCCCACCATCGTACATGCATTTTGTCAGAAGAAAGCTGTTCATGATACAATCATGTAACTGGATCTCCTGTTtttatgtcacaaccaatgagaCATAAAGACCAAACAGTCACACCCACCCAGCCTGTCTTTTCAATCATTTCTACAAATTCTCAATAACCTTAAAACAAATGGAGTGGTCTCACTTGTTTTAATGGTTGTCCTGTAGCCTAGATTGTTTCCATGGACCCGACTTAGTAGATGGAGAAGATCGACCATACAATTTTTCCAGCATTCCCAGGACACTGACAAAGAGGTGACTCCAAAGCCAAATCCTATGTGTTCATATGTTTCTCTAAATCATGTGATCCATTAGATATGGCTTTGAAGGcacttttcatttcatcattcaCTTTCCAGTGAGGTATCCCAGCGATACAACTTGAGAAGGAGATGCAGTCAGAGTGGCACTTTTACcagccaagccctaaccgtagttcctaaaatcattgatttctcggtccttacagtatgtcagcgttgattcagcagttgttttggcaaagacatgtttttttgtagtttctgaaacctagagcgctactcaataggcgactaacaagaaactacgcatttatactgttgttgccgacgtatgtgtacactgaacttgggatgtgcgtcggccccgtgttgaaatgccgtccagtgccagttggtgcgtttttcgctgatttgtgcaaaattcaacatatctcaaaagttcaatggttgaccctcgatttttttttatttttgtgtagcgtaagcaactgtctttcatgggagaatggtctctgtaagaattattcaggaagaaatgtataatatttgggggttttcgtgattgtccggcccaatacttgacttgccaaactcagctcgacgccgaactgcagcgccactcgcggacaaagataaaacaactcgacatttttttcaccggttttctcgctgcgcatgcgtaccagcgtcatcttttgttgatttccgctggtacgcatgcgcagcgagaaaaccggtgaaaaaaatgtcgagttgttctatctttgtccgcgagtggcgctgcagttcggcgtcgagctgagtttggcaagtcaagtattggcaATAGGcctattgccatttgggatggtgaacatagctaggagcaaatgcgacgctaatgatttttttaaagaaataaaatgcccgatttaacatcctgcagaatcaggggaatcgcattttaaaatagatctTACGCCCTGTTAATGGGCCACGTCAtgatcgcgtacatttgggaaaaactccctgacGAGACCTTACATCAATCAGCTGTTACTGGTTGTTTGCCGAACTCTATGCATGTACGTATAAATGTACACCTAATTTAAAAGAGAACTAGTCTAGTCATGTTGGTTGTTTCCTGTGTTTTGATTCGCCGGATTTTCGTGACCTTGCCATTTTCATCCAATGAAATTGAACGATACATCAACCGCGCGAAAACAAGTGTGTATTTGGAACATGTGGGATTTTGACAGTCAACTTCAACTCCGATTCTCAATAGTAATTATATTCTTTCTTAATCTTTACTATATTTCACGATGTCTAGTTATAGCTGTGGCTCATCCGACGAGGAGTCGGATATCTATTCACTCAGCACTATGCTGTATGGAGACGATTCTTCAAATTCCGATGACGTCCATGGTGGCCTTGCCGAATCGGCGTGCAATGTTTGCGGAGCTGCACCCTCGGAATCGACGGCAATAGGTTTTGAAACGTCGTTCCTGGCGACAGGGACgtgtttcttcttcttttcgtaCTCAGATCCCActcaaatgtggaaaaaaatgttgcagGTAGGACCCAGTTTAGTTTCAAATCTGAATCGGAAAAATGACATTCGTCATTCGATCCCATCATCAGTCACTCGACCAGGCATGACCACGTGGCACGTCAACGAAGGAAGCCAACAACTTTGTTTGAATGAAGGCTCAGATTTTGCTGTTCATGTAATTTTGTatggttatatatatataattgaaaaatctatttttcaaaataaaagttaaTTATTCTTAAAATAAATTTCAATGCTTGGAGTTGATTTTTTATCCGCACCCTCGCCTTGGTGGATATGtacagaaaatgatattttgacgGACATTTTACCCTCAGAAAGTGGTAAAAAAGGGTCTGGAAAAATTTTGCCTGAAAAGGGTGGGAACCCTGTAGAAAAAGACAGTGTTGACTTGTTAGGACATAGGAGACAAGAACACCAGCAAACACCCCCATCGCTGTTCCGTTTAGATCTTCAATAAGAAATACTCCGTAGCAAATACAGTactagaacctcccttagcggacacctctctattaaggatactagtATTGGTCCATAATTGGgtgttccattcaatttgatctctttaatcaggacacctctctattcaggacagcacttgtcagtcccgagtttGACCTTATAAGTTAAACCCGTTCTTCTGAAGAGGTGACTGCCAAGCCATACTTTTTGTGGTCATATGTTGTCTTAATCATGTGATCTTCAAAGTATGCGCTTTGTATGACACTTCACGACTTCCTT encodes the following:
- the LOC135487421 gene encoding uncharacterized protein LOC135487421 is translated as MNQQPSGQQTVIIVQQPGVPRCSLDYQTKQTLIPGIILVVLAAIELGCYIYVGVVTLEFHSIIVNAFVFYLITGIFAIVVAVKNMYGVSIAALVWTILSLILTVVYVILTALDILVAIYINFRPTIEYDAVQFVFILIAFGCIIAVMVFTSQALCCRKATPVAPSGGFVIDPPPKY